The genomic region TTCTGGGTCAGGTGGAGGCTTAGGATATAGTGAGAGCGGTGGAGATTGGGGTAACAAGTGGAACTTCGCCAAGGGatttggtggaggaggaggagctggtggtggtggaggatcAAAGGGTGGATCCGGGTCTGGCTCCGGATTTGGCTTCGGCACTGGCAGCGGTGCAAGTGGCTCCGCATTGGCCCCTAGCGGCAATGGTTATGCCAGTGCTGACGGTAAGGGCGGGGgtggtggcggaggtggtggtgcagATGGGTCTAGCGGAACCGGGACTGGATCTGGCCTTGGCAAGGGGTATGGTGAGAGTGGTGTGTCAAAGGCACCGGCTCCTGTTGCTGGTGGTGATGGTACCAGCTACTCTGATGCTGGCGGTAGTGgtaacggtggtggtggtggtaacaACGGAAATGGAGGTGGTGCCGGCGCTGGCGCTGGACAGGCTGGTAGCGACGACACTTCTGGAGGCTTTGCAAATGGGGGAGGAAGCGGCAATGGTGGCG from Triticum aestivum cultivar Chinese Spring chromosome 4A, IWGSC CS RefSeq v2.1, whole genome shotgun sequence harbors:
- the LOC123082634 gene encoding glycine-rich cell wall structural protein 2 — protein: MATSTKLAALGFVVLVSIGFTDAARMLGSSSSASGGGGGGGGGGGGGSGGSGYGGGSGSGGGLGYSESGGDWGNKWNFAKGFGGGGGAGGGGGSKGGSGSGSGFGFGTGSGASGSALAPSGNGYASADGKGGGGGGGGGADGSSGTGTGSGLGKGYGESGVSKAPAPVAGGDGTSYSDAGGSGNGGGGGNNGNGGGAGAGAGQAGSDDTSGGFANGGGSGNGGGATGDVADGPSVGVGSGAGSGAAQTGSTGSYGEGYATGMGGGMGGGSGESQNGGTGSGGGSGSGSGGGGYH